CATGGTCAGCTCCGGCGAGACGGTCAACCCTCGCCTTAATCCCGGGGCATCGAGACGGTACCGGCGATGGAAGGAACTTCATCGCGTTACCGGAGTTTTGGACCGAGTGGAATCGTAGGACCGGTAAAATGATCAACCTTGGCTCGCTGTCTTCCCCTTTACCCCCCGGTTGAAATGCTTGCATAAGCTCCTCCTGACCTGACCGGTATCTGTGAATGATTCCGGTTGCTGGTTCCCTCTACCGGTTGCATCATCGCCGGGAAAATCCCGGAGGACACTCGCTGGACAGCTCTGGCGATATTGGCTATACTTTGGTCAGCAGATTGACGCCAGAAACGGAGAATTGCGGTCATGGTGCCAGGCAGCCTCCTCAAACCCTTACTCATGAGCTTCATCCCCATCATGGTAGCCATGGACGCTCCGGGGATCCTGCCGATCTTCGTGTCCATAACAGAAGGGATCGAACCCGAACAAAGGAAAAAGATCGTCCGCCAGTCGATCCTGACGGCGCTGCTCATCACCATCGGCTTCACCTTTCTGGGATCGGTCGTGTTCAAGGCGCTCGTCATCACCGTTGAAGATTTCATGATCGCCGGAGGCATCGTCCTGCTCATCATTGCAGTGAGCGACATCGTGATAGCCGGCTCGCGCAAATACACGATCAGCCCTACCTTCGGCGTGGTGCCGCTCGGAACGCCGCTGATTGCCGGGCCCGGTACGCTCACGACAACCCTTGCCCTCGTCAGCATTTACGGCTACGTGCCGGTCCTGCTGTCGCTCGCCCTGAACATCCTGCTGGCGTGGATCATTTTATCCCAGTCGGACCGCATCACCGGGCTCATCGGCACGAACGGCT
The Nitrospirota bacterium DNA segment above includes these coding regions:
- a CDS encoding MarC family protein produces the protein MVPGSLLKPLLMSFIPIMVAMDAPGILPIFVSITEGIEPEQRKKIVRQSILTALLITIGFTFLGSVVFKALVITVEDFMIAGGIVLLIIAVSDIVIAGSRKYTISPTFGVVPLGTPLIAGPGTLTTTLALVSIYGYVPVLLSLALNILLAWIILSQSDRITGLIGTNGSIAFAKVADLLLAAIAVKMIRAGLYALFHQ